One part of the Streptomyces lydicus genome encodes these proteins:
- a CDS encoding ABC transporter ATP-binding protein/permease: protein MGHGVPELVLELNGRTWTLDPSRSYNVGRDPQGDMVLDDARVSWRHATVRWAGRGWMIEDQGSTNGTYIQGQRIHQMEIGPGSAVHLGNATDGPRMTLTAAAPAADAFSARPATAPPQQAAAQGWQAPPAQQPPAHQQPTHQPPPAQQGWQAPPQGRQAPYVPPQQAAPQPQERPAQRPAGAPAGAPAGDRSPTTFHRLDTGRVMRIGRALENELVVSDLQVSRHHAEFHATPDGRFEIRDLGSHNGTYVNGQPVAKSGTAVIGPNDIIGVGHSTFRLVGDRLEEFVDTGEVSFSARHLTVTVDGGKQILKDVSFGVPEKSLVAVIGPSGSGKSTLLKALTGYRPADQGDVLYDNRNLYKQFAELRQRIGLVPQDDILHKELTVQKALRYAAKLRFPGDTAEAEREARIDEVLHELKLHVHKDKKVTSLSGGQRKRVSVALELLTKPSLIFLDEPTSGLDPGMDRDVMQLLRGLADDGRTVLVVTHSVAELGLCDKLLVMAPGGGVAYFGPPEEALNFFQYDTWADVFSAFENYRDYDWMGRWRGSPHYQMYAADIDAVAPQSVNVQAPPARTQKSQSWGSQLWTLMRRYVSVLASDRGFLGLMVILPAVLGVVSMLIPSDFGLGYGPLNRHRTNRDASTIMLILAVGMCFSGAANSVRELIKERVIYERERATGLSRSAYLMSKIIVLGVVTAFQGVIIAAIGFSTRNMPDEGLIVPKAPAVEMALAIIALGFTSMMFGLIISSLVKTAEKTMPLLVMFAIVQVVFTGVLFQLFDTVGVAQVAWLMPSRWAVAAMGATADMNTLLPWELGNPDPLWKHQTGVYVMDMIILISLGVALAFVVARLLRRHEPEVMRK, encoded by the coding sequence ATGGGGCATGGAGTGCCTGAACTCGTACTGGAATTGAACGGAAGGACCTGGACGCTCGATCCGTCCCGGTCCTACAACGTGGGCCGTGATCCGCAGGGGGACATGGTGCTCGACGACGCCAGGGTCTCCTGGCGGCACGCCACCGTGCGCTGGGCCGGCCGCGGCTGGATGATCGAGGACCAGGGCAGCACCAACGGCACGTACATCCAGGGCCAGCGGATCCACCAGATGGAGATCGGCCCCGGCTCGGCCGTGCATCTGGGCAACGCCACCGACGGCCCCCGGATGACCCTCACCGCCGCCGCGCCGGCCGCCGACGCCTTCAGTGCCCGGCCCGCGACGGCCCCGCCGCAGCAGGCGGCCGCGCAGGGCTGGCAGGCACCGCCCGCGCAGCAGCCGCCGGCCCACCAGCAGCCCACGCACCAGCCGCCGCCCGCCCAGCAGGGCTGGCAGGCGCCGCCGCAGGGCCGGCAGGCACCGTACGTCCCGCCCCAGCAGGCGGCTCCGCAGCCCCAGGAGCGTCCCGCGCAGCGGCCGGCCGGAGCACCGGCAGGAGCACCGGCCGGCGACCGCAGCCCGACCACCTTCCACCGCCTCGACACCGGCCGGGTGATGCGGATCGGCCGTGCGCTGGAGAACGAGCTGGTCGTCTCCGACCTCCAGGTCTCCCGCCACCACGCCGAGTTCCACGCCACCCCCGACGGCCGGTTCGAGATCCGCGACCTCGGCAGCCACAACGGCACCTACGTCAACGGTCAGCCGGTCGCCAAGTCCGGTACGGCCGTGATCGGCCCGAACGACATCATCGGCGTCGGCCACTCCACCTTCCGGCTGGTCGGCGACCGGCTGGAGGAGTTCGTCGACACCGGCGAGGTCTCCTTCTCGGCCCGGCACCTCACGGTCACCGTCGACGGCGGCAAGCAGATCCTCAAGGACGTCTCCTTCGGCGTCCCGGAGAAGTCGCTGGTCGCGGTCATCGGCCCGTCCGGCTCCGGCAAGTCGACGCTGCTCAAGGCGCTGACCGGTTACCGCCCCGCCGACCAGGGCGACGTCCTCTACGACAACCGGAACCTCTACAAGCAGTTCGCCGAGCTGCGCCAGCGCATCGGTCTGGTCCCGCAGGACGACATCCTGCACAAGGAGCTGACCGTCCAGAAGGCCCTCAGGTACGCGGCCAAGCTCCGTTTCCCCGGTGACACCGCGGAGGCCGAGCGCGAGGCCCGGATCGACGAGGTGCTGCACGAGCTCAAGCTCCACGTCCACAAGGACAAGAAGGTCACCTCGCTCTCCGGCGGCCAGCGCAAGCGCGTCTCGGTGGCCCTGGAGCTGCTGACCAAGCCGTCGCTGATCTTCCTGGACGAGCCGACCTCCGGCCTCGACCCGGGCATGGACCGCGACGTCATGCAGCTGCTGCGCGGCCTCGCCGACGACGGCCGCACGGTCCTGGTCGTGACCCACTCGGTGGCCGAACTCGGCCTCTGCGACAAGCTCCTGGTGATGGCGCCGGGCGGCGGCGTGGCCTACTTCGGCCCGCCGGAGGAGGCGCTCAACTTCTTCCAGTACGACACCTGGGCGGATGTCTTCTCGGCCTTCGAGAACTACCGCGACTACGACTGGATGGGCCGCTGGCGCGGCTCCCCGCACTACCAGATGTACGCCGCGGACATCGACGCCGTCGCCCCGCAGTCGGTGAACGTCCAGGCGCCGCCGGCCCGCACCCAGAAGTCGCAGAGCTGGGGCTCGCAGCTGTGGACGCTGATGCGCCGTTACGTCTCGGTGCTCGCCTCCGACCGCGGCTTCCTCGGCCTGATGGTGATCCTGCCGGCCGTGCTCGGCGTGGTCTCGATGCTGATCCCCAGCGACTTCGGCCTCGGCTACGGCCCGCTGAACCGGCACCGCACCAACCGCGACGCCAGCACGATCATGCTGATCCTCGCGGTCGGCATGTGCTTCTCCGGCGCGGCGAACTCGGTCCGTGAGCTGATCAAGGAGCGGGTCATCTACGAGCGCGAACGGGCCACCGGCCTGTCGCGGTCGGCGTACCTGATGTCCAAGATCATCGTGCTCGGCGTGGTCACCGCCTTCCAGGGCGTGATCATCGCGGCGATCGGCTTCTCGACCCGCAACATGCCCGACGAGGGCCTGATCGTCCCCAAGGCCCCGGCCGTCGAGATGGCGCTGGCGATCATCGCGCTCGGCTTCACCTCGATGATGTTCGGCCTGATCATCTCCTCGCTGGTCAAGACCGCCGAGAAGACCATGCCGCTGCTGGTCATGTTCGCCATCGTCCAGGTGGTCTTCACCGGCGTGCTCTTCCAGCTCTTCGACACCGTCGGTGTGGCCCAGGTGGCCTGGCTGATGCCCTCGCGCTGGGCGGTCGCCGCGATGGGCGCGACGGCCGACATGAACACCCTGCTGCCGTGGGAGCTGGGCAACCCCGACCCGCTGTGGAAGCACCAGACCGGCGTCTACGTGATGGACATGATCATCCTGATCAGCCTGGGCGTCGCGCTCGCCTTCGTCGTCGCACGGCTGCTGCGCCGCCACGAGCCCGAGGTGATGCGCAAGTAG
- a CDS encoding transglycosylase SLT domain-containing protein, whose translation MPQHAISGLNRLTRTHKLSAAGVATAGAAALVFALVPGADAGQGQARATTIENVKPVAFSAVDTAAKTQQATIAKQAAESTAQGKAEAAAKQAAAAKAAKAKAAAKAKAEQERKAQQTASRSAVRTAIPAAAPKPAAAPKPAVKTYPNNLDGWIRQSLDVMAKKGIPGSYNGLYRNIIRESSGNPMAINLWDINAQNGIPSKGLLQVIDPTFKQYHVAGTSWNIYDPVANITAACNYAAAKYGSMDNVNSAY comes from the coding sequence ATGCCCCAGCACGCCATTTCTGGTCTCAACCGTCTGACCCGGACGCACAAGCTGTCCGCCGCCGGTGTCGCCACCGCCGGTGCCGCCGCTCTGGTCTTCGCCCTCGTACCGGGTGCCGACGCCGGCCAGGGCCAGGCCCGGGCCACGACGATCGAGAACGTGAAGCCGGTCGCCTTCAGCGCGGTCGACACCGCCGCGAAGACCCAGCAGGCCACGATCGCCAAGCAGGCCGCCGAGTCGACCGCCCAGGGCAAGGCCGAGGCGGCCGCGAAGCAGGCCGCCGCCGCGAAGGCGGCCAAGGCGAAGGCCGCCGCGAAGGCCAAGGCCGAGCAGGAGCGCAAGGCGCAGCAGACCGCGAGCCGGTCCGCCGTCCGCACCGCGATCCCGGCCGCCGCGCCGAAGCCCGCCGCCGCGCCGAAGCCGGCCGTCAAGACCTACCCGAACAACCTCGACGGCTGGATCCGCCAGTCGCTCGACGTGATGGCCAAGAAGGGCATCCCGGGCTCGTACAACGGCCTGTACCGCAACATCATCCGGGAGTCCTCGGGCAACCCGATGGCGATCAACCTGTGGGACATCAACGCCCAGAACGGCATCCCGTCCAAGGGCCTGCTCCAGGTGATCGACCCGACGTTCAAGCAGTACCACGTCGCGGGCACCTCCTGGAACATCTACGACCCGGTCGCCAACATCACCGCCGCCTGCAACTACGCGGCCGCCAAGTACGGCTCGATGGACAACGTCAACTCGGCCTACTGA
- a CDS encoding nitroreductase family protein, with product MSHSTRSWAPADGEPYRPVPYRPERMPAAESLARAAELRERMNRRRTVRQFAADPVPEQVVRDAIACAATAPSGAHQQPWTFVLVRDPEVRRRIRAAAEAEEQVSYRGRLGEEWLAALRPLGTDEVKPHLTDAPQLIVVFRQRHRLDADGSKHKHYYVDESVGIAVGMLLTALHLSGLAALVHTPSPMRFLQEVLGRPANEKAFAVIPVGYPAPECVVPDLMRKSLDQVMVEV from the coding sequence ATGTCGCATTCAACGAGGAGCTGGGCGCCGGCCGACGGCGAGCCCTACCGGCCGGTGCCCTACCGCCCGGAGCGGATGCCCGCGGCCGAGTCGCTGGCCCGGGCCGCCGAGCTGCGGGAGCGGATGAACCGGCGGCGTACGGTCCGGCAGTTCGCCGCGGATCCGGTGCCGGAACAGGTGGTGCGGGACGCGATCGCCTGTGCGGCCACCGCGCCGTCCGGGGCGCATCAGCAGCCCTGGACGTTCGTGCTGGTCAGGGACCCCGAGGTGCGCCGCCGGATCCGGGCGGCGGCGGAGGCGGAGGAGCAGGTCTCCTACCGGGGGCGGCTGGGCGAGGAGTGGCTGGCGGCGCTGCGGCCGCTGGGCACGGACGAGGTCAAACCGCATCTGACCGACGCCCCGCAGCTGATCGTCGTCTTCCGGCAGCGGCACCGGCTGGACGCGGACGGCAGCAAGCACAAGCACTACTACGTCGACGAGTCGGTGGGGATCGCGGTCGGCATGCTGCTGACCGCGCTGCACCTGTCGGGGCTGGCGGCGCTGGTGCACACGCCCAGTCCGATGCGGTTCCTGCAGGAGGTGCTGGGGCGTCCGGCGAACGAGAAAGCGTTCGCGGTGATTCCGGTGGGATATCCGGCGCCGGAGTGCGTCGTGCCCGATCTGATGCGGAAGTCCCTTGATCAGGTCATGGTCGAGGTCTAA
- a CDS encoding S-adenosylmethionine:tRNA ribosyltransferase-isomerase, which yields MIADTLRVPAELSARVPAEQRGPGLGRDAVRLLVSRGTAEPAHHAFGELPELLAPGDVLVVNTSSTLPAAVDGRVGDGRGRGEPVVVHFSTRADRWHPAGRAVAGRWAVELRSPDGRGSTRPRAGGPPGAVVRMPGGARLALEAPVDPGGVRLWWARLRGARADELMRRHGRPIRYGYTDRDQPLAAYRTVFAVDSPGGGSAEMPSAARPFTAELVARLVSKGVQFAPISLDTGVASAEAFEPPYPERFVVPAATAWLVNAARARRRAAPRAVGGRIVAVGTTAVRALESAAGADGRIRAAAGWTDLVVTPERGVRAVDGLLTGLHEPTASHLLMLRAVASATADGEALGRAYAAAVRRRYLWHEFGDLHLLLPG from the coding sequence GTGATCGCGGACACGCTGCGGGTACCGGCGGAGCTGTCCGCCCGGGTGCCGGCCGAGCAGCGGGGCCCCGGGCTGGGCCGGGACGCCGTACGGCTGCTGGTGAGCCGGGGTACCGCGGAGCCCGCGCACCACGCCTTCGGCGAGCTGCCGGAGCTGCTGGCACCCGGGGACGTGCTGGTCGTCAACACCTCCAGCACGCTGCCGGCGGCGGTCGACGGACGGGTCGGGGACGGCCGGGGACGCGGTGAGCCGGTGGTGGTGCACTTCTCGACCCGGGCCGACCGGTGGCACCCGGCGGGCCGGGCGGTGGCCGGCCGCTGGGCGGTCGAGCTGCGCAGCCCGGACGGCCGGGGCAGCACCCGCCCGCGGGCGGGCGGCCCGCCCGGCGCGGTGGTGCGGATGCCGGGCGGGGCACGGCTGGCGCTGGAGGCGCCGGTGGACCCCGGGGGCGTACGGCTGTGGTGGGCGCGGCTGAGGGGCGCCCGGGCGGACGAGCTGATGCGCCGCCACGGGCGACCGATCCGGTACGGCTACACCGACCGGGACCAGCCGCTCGCGGCGTACCGGACGGTGTTCGCGGTGGACTCCCCCGGCGGCGGCAGCGCGGAGATGCCGAGCGCGGCCCGGCCGTTCACCGCGGAGCTGGTGGCGCGGCTGGTGAGCAAGGGGGTGCAGTTCGCGCCGATCTCGCTGGACACGGGGGTGGCGTCGGCGGAGGCGTTCGAGCCGCCGTACCCGGAGCGGTTCGTGGTGCCGGCGGCGACGGCGTGGCTGGTGAACGCCGCGCGGGCGCGCCGGAGGGCGGCGCCGCGGGCTGTCGGCGGCCGGATCGTCGCGGTGGGCACGACGGCCGTACGGGCCCTGGAGTCGGCGGCCGGCGCGGACGGGCGGATCCGGGCCGCGGCCGGCTGGACGGACCTCGTGGTGACCCCGGAGCGCGGCGTACGGGCGGTGGACGGCCTGCTCACCGGGCTGCACGAGCCCACCGCGTCGCATCTGCTGATGCTGCGGGCGGTGGCGTCGGCGACCGCGGACGGGGAGGCGCTGGGGCGCGCCTACGCGGCGGCGGTGCGGCGGCGCTACCTGTGGCACGAATTCGGTGACCTGCATCTGCTGCTGCCGGGCTGA
- a CDS encoding SDR family NAD(P)-dependent oxidoreductase → MPVAIITGASKGLGRALARALAARGWDLVVDARSTGPLQEAARELRGAGGRVVAHVGDVADGGHRAALVAAAAELGGLDLLVNNASALGAEPLVRLAEHPLDGLRRALEVNVVAPLALIQLALPLLRNSTYGSYLSSYEGEAPYIGEAPSGRPGGAIGAYEAHTTCGNSHNSYLSDSTPYAGTGGAVLCLSSDAAVEAYPTWGGYGASKAALDQLSAVLAVEEPGLRVWCVDPGDMRTDLYAAAVPDDDASGRPLPGTVVPALLRLLDRGAPSGRYPAAGAAAPADTGSAR, encoded by the coding sequence ATGCCGGTGGCGATCATCACGGGGGCGTCGAAGGGACTGGGCCGGGCGCTGGCCCGGGCACTGGCCGCACGCGGCTGGGACCTGGTGGTGGACGCCCGGTCGACCGGGCCGCTCCAGGAGGCGGCGCGGGAGCTGCGCGGGGCGGGGGGCCGGGTGGTGGCGCACGTCGGGGACGTGGCGGACGGCGGGCACCGGGCGGCGCTGGTGGCCGCGGCGGCGGAGCTGGGCGGGCTCGATCTGCTGGTGAACAACGCGAGCGCGCTGGGCGCCGAGCCGCTGGTGCGGCTGGCGGAGCATCCGCTGGACGGGCTGCGCCGGGCGCTGGAGGTGAATGTGGTGGCGCCGCTGGCACTGATTCAGCTCGCTTTGCCACTTTTGCGTAATTCAACCTATGGCTCCTATCTGTCCTCGTATGAAGGAGAGGCACCTTATATAGGAGAAGCTCCTTCGGGGCGGCCGGGTGGGGCCATCGGTGCGTACGAGGCGCACACCACATGCGGGAATTCCCATAATTCTTATTTGTCCGATTCGACCCCTTATGCGGGAACGGGTGGCGCCGTCCTCTGCCTCAGTTCGGACGCGGCGGTCGAGGCGTACCCCACCTGGGGCGGCTACGGGGCCTCGAAGGCCGCGCTGGACCAGCTGTCCGCGGTGCTCGCGGTGGAGGAGCCGGGGCTGCGCGTGTGGTGCGTCGACCCGGGCGACATGCGGACCGATCTGTACGCGGCCGCCGTCCCGGACGACGACGCCTCCGGGCGGCCGCTCCCCGGAACGGTGGTGCCCGCCCTGCTGCGGCTGCTGGACCGGGGCGCCCCGAGCGGGCGATACCCGGCGGCCGGGGCGGCGGCCCCGGCGGACACCGGGAGTGCCCGGTGA
- a CDS encoding GAF domain-containing sensor histidine kinase: MTNGPGAGIPAVSTAILAMSRHLEVRDVLKTIVASARELLDAEYAALGVPDDHGGFAQFVVDGVSAEQWKAIGPLPRQHGILAAMLHNATPERLADVREDPRFGGWPAAHPDMSDFLGLPVADGDEILGALFLANKRCPEPPLSRRDGCGFTEDDERLLGILAQHAAIALTNARLYERSRELTIAGERARLAHELHDAVAQKLFSLRLTAQAATALVDRDPGRAKDELHQVAALAAEAADELRAAVVELRPAALDEDGLVATLRSQIQVLDRAHAARVTFEAQGVRALPSAQEEAVLRVAQEALHNALRHSGAESVEVTLSRNGQGALLRIADDGCGFDPGAVRRAGRHLGLVSMHDRAGGVGGKLTVESEPGKGTAVEMEVPGG; this comes from the coding sequence ATGACCAACGGACCGGGAGCCGGGATCCCCGCGGTGAGCACCGCGATCCTGGCGATGAGCAGGCATCTTGAGGTGCGCGACGTCCTCAAGACGATCGTGGCCTCGGCCCGCGAACTGCTGGACGCCGAGTACGCCGCCCTGGGAGTGCCCGACGACCACGGCGGCTTCGCCCAGTTCGTCGTCGACGGCGTCAGCGCGGAGCAGTGGAAGGCCATCGGCCCGCTGCCCCGCCAGCACGGCATCCTCGCCGCGATGCTGCACAACGCCACCCCCGAGCGGCTCGCCGACGTCCGTGAGGACCCCCGCTTCGGCGGCTGGCCGGCCGCCCACCCCGACATGTCCGACTTCCTGGGCCTGCCGGTCGCCGACGGCGACGAGATCCTCGGCGCCCTCTTCCTGGCCAACAAGCGCTGCCCCGAGCCCCCTCTCTCCCGCCGGGACGGCTGCGGCTTCACCGAGGACGACGAGCGCCTGCTCGGCATACTCGCCCAGCACGCCGCCATCGCCCTGACCAACGCCCGCCTCTACGAGCGCAGCCGCGAGCTCACCATCGCCGGCGAGCGGGCCCGGCTCGCCCACGAACTGCACGACGCCGTCGCCCAGAAGCTGTTCTCGCTGCGCCTGACCGCCCAGGCCGCCACCGCCCTGGTCGACCGCGACCCGGGCCGCGCCAAGGACGAACTCCACCAGGTCGCCGCGCTGGCCGCGGAGGCCGCCGACGAACTGCGCGCCGCCGTCGTCGAGTTGCGCCCCGCGGCACTGGACGAGGACGGGCTGGTGGCCACCCTCCGCTCGCAGATCCAGGTACTGGACCGCGCCCACGCCGCCCGAGTGACCTTCGAGGCCCAGGGCGTGCGGGCCCTGCCGTCCGCCCAGGAGGAGGCCGTGCTCCGGGTCGCCCAGGAGGCGCTGCACAACGCGCTGCGGCACTCGGGCGCGGAAAGCGTCGAGGTCACCCTGTCCCGCAACGGCCAGGGCGCGCTGCTGCGGATCGCCGACGACGGCTGTGGTTTCGACCCCGGCGCCGTCCGCCGGGCCGGCCGCCACCTCGGCCTGGTGTCGATGCACGACCGGGCCGGCGGCGTCGGCGGAAAGCTCACGGTGGAGTCGGAGCCCGGCAAGGGCACCGCTGTCGAGATGGAGGTGCCCGGTGGCTGA
- a CDS encoding response regulator, with protein sequence MADIRSIHVLLVDDHQVVRRGLRTFLEVQDDIEVVGEAADGAEGIAAAEQLRPDVVLMDVKMPGTDGIEALRKLRELDNPARVLVVTSFTEQRTVVPALRAGAAGYVYKDIDPEALAAAIRSVHAGHVVLQPEVAGALLSQEEGNGGQGRGTSLTDRESEVLALIADGRSNREIARALVLSEKTVKTHVSNILMKLDLADRTQAALWAVRHGIGA encoded by the coding sequence GTGGCTGACATCCGGTCGATCCACGTCCTGCTCGTCGACGACCACCAGGTCGTGCGCCGCGGGCTGCGGACGTTCCTGGAGGTCCAGGACGACATCGAGGTGGTGGGGGAGGCCGCCGACGGGGCCGAGGGCATCGCCGCCGCCGAACAACTGCGCCCGGACGTCGTCCTGATGGACGTCAAGATGCCCGGCACGGACGGCATCGAGGCCCTCCGCAAGCTCCGCGAACTCGACAACCCCGCCCGGGTGCTGGTGGTGACCAGCTTCACCGAGCAGCGCACCGTCGTCCCGGCGCTGCGCGCGGGCGCGGCCGGCTACGTCTACAAGGACATCGACCCCGAGGCGCTGGCCGCCGCCATCCGCTCCGTGCACGCCGGCCACGTCGTGCTGCAGCCCGAGGTGGCCGGTGCGTTGCTCTCGCAGGAGGAGGGCAACGGCGGGCAGGGGCGCGGCACCTCCCTCACCGACCGGGAGAGCGAGGTGCTCGCGCTGATCGCGGACGGCCGCTCCAACCGGGAGATCGCCCGCGCGCTGGTGCTGTCGGAAAAGACCGTCAAGACCCATGTGTCCAACATCCTCATGAAGCTCGACCTCGCCGACCGGACGCAGGCCGCGCTGTGGGCCGTACGGCACGGAATCGGGGCCTGA
- a CDS encoding chaplin yields the protein MKNIKRAAAITMVASGLALAGAGVASAHGSQAVGGATNSPGVVSGNVIQAPVHVPVNVCGNTVSVVGLLNPSFGNPCVNN from the coding sequence GTGAAGAACATCAAGCGCGCAGCGGCCATCACGATGGTGGCGAGCGGTCTCGCCCTCGCGGGCGCCGGCGTCGCTTCGGCGCACGGCTCGCAGGCGGTGGGCGGCGCCACGAACTCCCCCGGTGTCGTCTCCGGCAACGTCATCCAGGCCCCGGTGCACGTCCCGGTCAACGTCTGCGGCAACACCGTCTCCGTCGTCGGTCTGCTCAACCCCAGCTTCGGCAACCCCTGCGTCAACAACTGA
- a CDS encoding chaplin: MNTAKKAALVLSATGLALSAAAGSAFATGGAQAAGGATNSPGVGSGNLVQAPVHVPVNVSGNTVNVVGVLNSAFGNLSTNN; the protein is encoded by the coding sequence ATGAACACCGCCAAGAAGGCCGCCCTCGTCCTCTCCGCCACCGGTCTCGCCCTGAGCGCGGCCGCCGGTTCGGCCTTCGCCACCGGTGGCGCCCAGGCCGCCGGTGGTGCCACGAACTCTCCCGGCGTCGGCTCCGGCAACCTCGTCCAGGCCCCGGTGCACGTCCCGGTGAACGTCAGCGGCAACACCGTCAACGTCGTCGGCGTGCTCAACTCGGCGTTCGGCAACCTCAGCACCAACAACTGA
- a CDS encoding chaplin family protein: MTTAEKAGLVVANLVQAPVPVPANATGNSADVIADAIGVLDPASGDPSVNT, from the coding sequence GTGACCACCGCCGAGAAGGCCGGACTCGTGGTCGCCAACCTCGTCCAGGCCCCGGTGCCCGTCCCGGCGAACGCCACCGGCAACAGCGCCGACGTCATCGCCGACGCCATCGGCGTGCTCGACCCCGCCTCCGGCGACCCCAGCGTCAACACCTGA
- a CDS encoding ABC transporter ATP-binding protein, with protein MGDNALMSDVLELVDVSVVREGRALVDQVSWSVKEGERWVILGPNGAGKTTLLNIASSYLYPTKGSVSVLGEQLGKVDVFDLRPRIGIAGIALADKLPRSQTVLQTVLTAAYGMTAHWQENYEDIDEQRARAFLDRLGMNDYLDRKFGTLSEGERKRTLIARAMMTDPELLLLDEPAAGLDLGGREDLVRRLGRLARDPYAPSMLMVTHHVEEIAPGFTHVLMIRQGKVLAAGPIDLELTSSNLSHCFGLPLVVERVGDRFTAQGLPLT; from the coding sequence ATGGGAGACAACGCGCTCATGAGCGATGTGCTGGAGCTGGTGGACGTATCCGTGGTCCGCGAAGGACGGGCTCTGGTGGACCAGGTCTCCTGGTCGGTGAAGGAGGGGGAGCGCTGGGTGATCCTCGGCCCCAACGGCGCCGGCAAGACCACCCTGCTCAATATCGCCTCCAGCTACCTCTACCCGACCAAGGGCAGCGTCTCGGTCCTCGGTGAGCAGCTCGGCAAGGTCGACGTCTTCGACCTGCGCCCGCGCATCGGTATCGCCGGTATCGCGCTCGCCGACAAGCTGCCGCGCAGCCAGACCGTCCTGCAGACCGTGCTCACCGCCGCGTACGGCATGACCGCGCACTGGCAGGAGAACTACGAGGACATCGACGAGCAGCGCGCCCGCGCCTTCCTTGACCGCCTCGGCATGAACGACTACCTCGACCGGAAGTTCGGCACCCTCTCCGAGGGCGAGCGCAAGCGCACCCTGATCGCCCGCGCGATGATGACCGACCCCGAGCTGCTCCTGCTGGACGAGCCGGCCGCCGGCCTCGACCTCGGCGGCCGCGAGGACCTGGTCCGCCGCCTCGGCCGTCTCGCCCGCGACCCGTACGCCCCCTCGATGCTGATGGTCACCCACCACGTCGAGGAGATCGCGCCCGGCTTCACCCACGTCCTGATGATCCGTCAGGGCAAGGTGCTGGCCGCCGGCCCCATCGACCTGGAGCTGACCTCCAGCAACCTCTCGCACTGCTTCGGCCTGCCGCTGGTCGTCGAGCGTGTGGGCGACCGCTTCACCGCCCAGGGCCTGCCGCTGACCTGA
- a CDS encoding NfeD family protein, whose protein sequence is MWWLIAAVGLGIPLVVTAMPEFGMLAAGAVAGAVTAALGGGTVAQFLVFAAVSVALIAVVRSLAARQRGQSPGLASGIDALKGRSATVLKRVDGGVGGRIKLAGEIWSARALDGDRIYEPGQQVDVVDIDGATAVVI, encoded by the coding sequence GTGTGGTGGCTGATCGCCGCCGTAGGACTGGGTATTCCTCTCGTCGTGACCGCGATGCCCGAATTCGGGATGCTCGCGGCCGGCGCCGTCGCCGGTGCCGTCACCGCAGCGCTCGGTGGCGGCACCGTCGCGCAATTCCTCGTGTTCGCCGCCGTATCGGTCGCGCTGATCGCCGTCGTACGCTCCCTCGCGGCCCGCCAGCGCGGGCAGAGCCCCGGCCTCGCTTCCGGGATCGACGCCCTCAAGGGCAGGAGCGCCACGGTCCTGAAACGCGTCGACGGCGGGGTCGGCGGCCGCATCAAGCTGGCCGGCGAGATCTGGTCGGCGCGTGCCCTCGACGGCGACCGGATCTACGAACCGGGCCAGCAGGTCGACGTCGTCGACATCGACGGCGCCACCGCCGTCGTCATCTGA